A genomic window from Flavobacterium azooxidireducens includes:
- a CDS encoding type 1 glutamine amidotransferase — protein sequence MNSQIKIAILDMYDGEPNQGMRCIYDIINRFNQMVSFQVFDVRGKNELPDIKKFDIFISTGGPGNPLEGDGKWDVNYFNLIDSLWNWNNENEMKKHVLFICHSFQMACKHFGLAEITKRKDTSFGVMTTHKVNEGLTDPLFEGLDNPFYTIDSRDFQVIQPKLKNIKKMGAQIIALEKIRDHVQYERAIMGIRFSNEFVGLQFHPEADPLSFLAHMKNKSFKEKIIKMKGRPKFLKMLEDLVDEEKIYRTNETIIPNFLRIAINDLMKHKKILSN from the coding sequence ATGAATTCACAAATAAAAATAGCGATTTTAGATATGTACGACGGCGAGCCCAATCAGGGAATGCGTTGTATTTATGACATCATCAACCGATTTAATCAAATGGTTTCATTTCAAGTTTTTGATGTTCGAGGTAAAAATGAATTACCCGACATTAAAAAATTTGATATTTTCATATCAACCGGCGGTCCCGGAAATCCATTGGAAGGCGACGGAAAATGGGACGTGAACTATTTCAATTTAATCGATTCTTTGTGGAATTGGAATAACGAAAACGAAATGAAAAAACACGTTTTGTTCATTTGTCATTCGTTTCAAATGGCTTGCAAACACTTTGGTTTAGCCGAAATCACCAAGCGAAAAGACACATCTTTTGGCGTAATGACTACACATAAAGTGAATGAAGGTCTGACAGATCCATTATTTGAAGGGTTGGACAATCCGTTTTATACCATTGACAGTAGGGATTTTCAAGTGATTCAGCCTAAGTTGAAGAACATCAAAAAAATGGGTGCTCAAATCATTGCTTTAGAAAAAATCCGAGATCACGTGCAATACGAACGAGCGATTATGGGAATACGTTTTTCTAATGAGTTTGTGGGATTGCAATTTCATCCGGAAGCCGACCCATTGAGTTTCTTGGCTCATATGAAAAACAAAAGTTTCAAAGAAAAAATCATCAAGATGAAAGGTCGTCCAAAGTTTCTAAAAATGTTAGAAGATTTGGTGGATGAAGAGAAAATCTATCGCACAAACGAAACGATTATTCCAAACTTTCTTCGCATCGCCATCAACGATTTGATGAAACATAAAAAAATACTCTCTAACTAA
- a CDS encoding ATP-grasp domain-containing protein: MENNTKTFICISNYFKGNDFLINLKKLGNKVFLITSEKLRDKPWAFDSIDEIFYMPGQDIDWDLDMLLQGVAGLMRTEKVDAIVALDDFDVEKATYLRENLRVDGMGQTTGRYFRDKLAMRVKAQAEGVPVPPFSALFNDEYINHFAETVSPPWVLKPRSEASASGIMKVHSKDELWEKIHELGNNRIKYLVEQFKPGAVYHCDGLNFNSKVLFSLTSQYLATPMEISQGGGIFRSANIPYNSADDKAIKKVNEQVMKAFGMKHGATHTEFIKCNEDGKIYFLETSSRVGGAHLAEMVEAASDINLWGEWAKIEDALVRGKEYKVPSQKKQFAGIVLTLSKFEQPDLSGFNDSEVCFRVPLEYHAGLIVKSEKHERVRELLDDYAERLVRDFATVAEQQAVKKLH; the protein is encoded by the coding sequence ATGGAAAATAATACCAAAACCTTCATCTGTATTTCCAATTATTTTAAAGGAAATGATTTTTTAATTAATTTGAAGAAATTAGGAAACAAAGTTTTTCTGATCACTTCCGAAAAACTGCGTGACAAACCGTGGGCTTTTGATTCGATTGATGAAATTTTTTATATGCCGGGGCAAGATATTGATTGGGATTTGGATATGCTTTTGCAAGGTGTTGCCGGACTAATGCGAACGGAAAAAGTAGATGCTATTGTGGCTTTGGATGATTTTGATGTAGAAAAAGCAACCTATTTACGTGAAAATTTGCGTGTTGACGGAATGGGACAAACCACCGGAAGGTATTTCCGTGACAAGTTAGCAATGCGAGTGAAAGCTCAAGCCGAAGGTGTTCCGGTACCGCCATTTAGTGCTTTGTTTAATGATGAATATATCAATCATTTTGCTGAAACGGTTTCGCCGCCTTGGGTTTTAAAACCGCGTTCGGAAGCTTCTGCATCCGGAATTATGAAAGTACATTCGAAGGATGAATTATGGGAAAAAATACATGAATTAGGAAATAATCGCATTAAATATTTAGTAGAACAATTCAAACCCGGAGCGGTTTATCATTGTGACGGATTGAATTTTAACAGCAAAGTTTTATTCAGTTTAACATCGCAATATTTGGCTACGCCGATGGAGATTTCGCAAGGTGGCGGTATTTTTAGAAGTGCCAATATTCCATATAATTCTGCCGATGACAAAGCCATTAAAAAAGTGAACGAGCAAGTGATGAAAGCGTTTGGGATGAAGCACGGAGCAACTCACACCGAGTTTATCAAATGCAATGAAGATGGAAAAATTTACTTTTTAGAAACTTCTTCGAGAGTAGGTGGAGCTCATTTGGCTGAGATGGTGGAAGCTGCTTCCGACATTAATTTGTGGGGAGAATGGGCAAAAATTGAAGATGCGTTGGTGAGAGGAAAAGAATATAAAGTTCCTTCGCAAAAGAAACAATTTGCCGGAATTGTGTTGACGTTATCAAAATTTGAACAGCCTGATTTGAGTGGATTTAATGATAGTGAAGTATGTTTCCGTGTACCGTTGGAATACCATGCCGGATTGATTGTGAAATCAGAAAAGCACGAACGTGTTCGTGAATTATTAGATGATTATGCAGAGCGATTGGTGAGAGACTTCGCCACAGTTGCAGAGCAACAGGCGGTGAAGAAGTTGCATTAA